A region from the Salvia splendens isolate huo1 chromosome 15, SspV2, whole genome shotgun sequence genome encodes:
- the LOC121768741 gene encoding uncharacterized protein LOC121768741 gives MSGVSKIWEKVNMMTEGGSRNCSKKSDDICGDACGEDSGRPLSMTRLRCILRGLDFKALLFLFVLIPTCGLVIYVHGQKITYFLRPLWESPPKSFHERPHYYHENVSMENLCKLHGWGIREYPRRVYDAVLFSYEADLLKMRWKELYPYVTEFVLLESNSTFTGLPKPYLFSTVRDQFKFVEPRLTYGQVPGRFKRGENPFVEEAYQRYALDYLLKQAGIQDDDLLIMSDVDEIPSRHTINLLRWCDDIPPILHLRLKNYLYSFEFFVDNNSWRASVHVYQSGKTKYAHYRQSDEILADAGWHCSFCFRRISEFIFKMKAYSHVDRVRFSHFLSPKRIQKVICKGADLFDMLPEEYTFKEIIGKMGPIPHSYSAVHLPAYILEAADQYKFLLPGNCIRERESG, from the exons atgagcgGTGTATCAAAAATTTGGGAGAAGGTGAATATGATGACCGAAGGAGGATCTCGGAATTGTTCGAAGAAATCTGATGATATATGTGGTGATGCCTGTGGTGAG GATTCAGGAAGGCCTTTAAGCATGACCAGATTGAGATGTATTCTCCGGGGGCTCGATTTCAAAGCATTGCTCTTTCTCTTTGTGTTGATCCCTACATGCGGCTTAGTTATATATGTCCACGGCCAGAAGATCACGTACTTTCTGAGACCGTTGTGGGAGTCCCCGCCTAAGTCTTTCCACGAGAGACCTCACTACTATCACGAGAATGTGTCTATGGAGAATCTCTGCAAGCTTCATGGCTGGGGAATTCGTGAGTATCCTAGACGTGTGTATGATGCAGTGCTGTTCAGCTACGAGGCAGACCTCCTGAAGATGCGCTGGAAGGAGTTATATCCATATGTGACAGAGTTTGTCCTCCTTGAGTCGAACTCCACCTTCACCGGGCTGCCAAAGCCTTACCTCTTCTCAACTGTCCGTGATCAGTTCAAATTTGTTGAGCCCCGGTTAACTTATGGCCAAGTCCCGGGGAGATTCAAGAGAGGGGAGAACCCTTTTGTTGAAGAGGCGTATCAGAGATATGCGTTGGATTATCTTCTCAAGCAAGCCGGGATTCAAGATGATGACTTGTTGATAATGTCGGATGTTGATGAGATCCCAAGTAGGCACACGATTAATCTCTTGAGGTGGTGCGATGACATACCCCCAATTCTTCATCTCCGTCTCAAGAATTATTTGTACTCGTTCGAGTTCTTTGTTGATAACAACAGCTGGAGGGCGTCTGTCCATGTATACCAGTCTGGGAAGACGAAATATGCTCATTATCGACAATCTGATGAGATCTTGGCCGATGCAGGGTGGCATTGTAGCTTCTGCTTCAGACGAATCAGCGAGTTTATATTCAAGATGAAAGCCTACAGCCACGTGGATCGAGTGAGATTCTCTCATTTCCTGAGCCCTAAGAGAATCCAGAAAGTGATCTGCAAAGGGGCTGACTTGTTTGACATGCTTCCCGAGGAGTACACGTTCAAGGAGATAATTGGGAAGATGGGGCCGATCCCACATTCCTACTCGGCCGTTCATCTCCCTGCATATATCTTGGAAGCAGCTGATCAATACAAATTCCTTCTGCCTGGGAATTGcataagagaaagagagagtggCTGA
- the LOC121766655 gene encoding protein CANDIDATE G-PROTEIN COUPLED RECEPTOR 7-like, whose protein sequence is MHLITPPCKKTPIPTTLLLLILLLHLHSTNSEIQTYHLHSDIRPFILFQDFGFTSPGFISISVSSISISSYPTPTPALLSSIGCYYAPSPARPALEQALLQHTCITSDPFVFPIFTLDDPLKHFNQTILISIPDLYFIFFLNCAHNSSVSMTLNLETYNVKPNGDLDFIDDQFANLPNTLFLFSFIYLSFLLAWSYYCNKNKQFVRKIHEVMALLLFFRVFELLFHACSQHRIKQIGSPHLWKTLWLFIYFIRNVLFIHVIMLIRAGWSLFRPNLQNLQTRAIFVTVGLQLVASTCFVLSNGLGTSSSSYGLWTVTYYAVDFICCVIMTLPVSPSINNVVVSAKIEEKEEKKWVYKRAYESFALALYIYVGFTRLGMFLIRSITSYNMWGLSIALELTIELIFYGVVYSMFCPSERYDYVVLEDREEDHCGNGSLADLRLLGF, encoded by the coding sequence CTACCACCTCCACTCCGACATCCGCCCTTTCATCCTCTTCCAAGACTTCGGCTTCACCTCCCCCGGCTTCATCTCCATCTCCGTctcctccatctccatctcctcctaTCCCACCCCCACCCCCGCCCTCCTCTCCTCCATCGGCTGCTACTACGCCCCCTCCCCCGCCCGCCCTGCCCTCGAGCAAGCCCTCCTCCAACACACCTGCATAACCTCCGACCCCTTCGTCTTCCCCATCTTCACCCTCGACGACCCACTCAAACACTTCAACCAAACCATCCTCATCTCCATCCCCGATCTatacttcatcttcttcctcaacTGCGCCCACAACTCCTCCGTCTCAATGACCCTAAATCTCGAAACCTACAACGTTAAACCTAATGGCGATCTTGATTTCATTGATGACCAATTCGCCAATCTTCCCAACACCCTTTTCCTCTTCTCCTTCATCTATCTCTCCTTCCTCCTCGCTTGGTCTTATTACtgcaacaaaaacaaacaattcGTGAGAAAAATTCATGAAGTTATGGCCCTTTTGCTTTTCTTTAGGGTTTTTGAGCTCCTTTTCCATGCCTGCAGCCAGCACCGGATCAAACAGATCGGATCTCCCCACTTGTGGAAAACCTTGTggcttttcatttattttattagaaATGTTTTGTTTATACATGTGATCATGCTAATTCGGGCTGGATGGTCACTTTTTAGACCTAATTTGCAAAATTTGCAAACCAGGGCTATTTTTGTAACTGTTGGGCTTCAACTTGTTGCTAGTACTTGCTTTGTTTTGAGTAATGGACTAGGCACCTCGAGCAGCAGCTATGGGTTATGGACAGTGACGTACTACGCCGTGGACTTCATATGTTGTGTCATCATGACCTTGCCGGTGAGCCCGTCCATCAACAATGTGGTGGTGAGTGCGAAGATcgaggagaaggaggagaagaagtGGGTGTACAAGAGGGCTTATGAGAGCTTTGCATTGGCTCTTTATATCTATGTTGGGTTTACTAGGCTTGGGATGTTCTTGATTAGGTCTATCACGAGTTATAATATGTGGGGTTTGAGCATTGCTTTGGAGTTGACGATTGAGCTTATATTTTATGGTGTTGTGTATTCAATGTTTTGTCCTAGTGAGAGGTATGATTATGTTGTTCTTGAGGATAGGGAGGAGGATCATTGTGGTAATGGTAGTTTGGCTGATTTGAGGTTGTTGGGGTTTTGA
- the LOC121767385 gene encoding uncharacterized protein LOC121767385 isoform X3, giving the protein MIYGGNVSAASTEISRNVSIGNQQISKIWAPSNPRGAERLPPGIMASESDLYQRRLWGLPTEDLPITPKYLVTFTVGYKQRFNIDKAVKKFSENFTILLFHYDGITTEWDEFEWSKRAIHISARKQTKWWYAKRFLHPDIVASYDYVFIWDEDLGVEHFDAEEYIKLVRKHGLEISQPGLEPTKSMPWRMTRKRDHSEIHKVTEEKPGLCPDPHLPPCAAFVEIMAPVFSREAWHCVWHLIQVVCPCSTLLMTTFFLILQTQFFKNDLVHGWGLDFALQKCVEPAHEKIGVVDEQWIVHQIVPSLGGQGESTNGRAPWQEVRLRCTREWAMFKARMANAERDYHKSMEIDSSNLTT; this is encoded by the exons ATGATCTACGGGGGCAACGTCTCTGCTGCCTCCACAGAAATTAGCAGAAACGTATCTATTGGAAACCAGCAAATTTCAAAG ATTTGGGCGCCTTCTAATCCGAGAGGCGCGGAGAGGCTTCCTCCGGGCATCATGGCATCAGAGTCGGACCTCTATCAACGAAGACTGTGGGGACTGCCTACAGAG GATCTGCCCATTACACCAAAGTATCTAGTGACTTTCACAGTTGGTTATAAGCAGAGGTTTAACATTGACAAAGCAGTTAAAAAG TTTTCAGAAAATTTTACAATCCTTCTGTTCCATTATGATGGAATAACCACTGAGTGGGACGAGTTCGAGTGGTCTAAGCGTGCCATTCACATCAGTGCTCGAAAACAGACAAAATG GTGGTATGCAAAGAGGTTTTTGCATCCGGACATTGTTGCATCCTACGACTACGTCTTCATATGGGACGAGGACCTTGGAGTCGAGCACTTTGATGCAGAAGA ATACATTAAGCTTGTGAGGAAACATGGTCTTGAGATTTCCCAGCCGGGCCTCGAGCCAACCAAGAGCATGCCATGGAGGATGACAAGGAAACGCGATCACAGTGAAATTCACAA GGTCACAGAGGAGAAACCGGGCTTGTGTCCGGATCCACATTTACCACCGTGTGCAGC CTTTGTGGAGATCATGGCTCCTGTCTTCTCTAGAGAGGCTTGGCATTGCGTGTGGCATCTGATTCAGGTAGTTTGTCCTTGCTCGACTCTGCTTATGACAACGTTCTTTCTTATCTTACAAACGCAATTTTTTAAGAATGACTTGGTCCATGGATGGGGTCTGGACTTTGCCCTCCAAAAATGCGTTGAG CCTGCACATGAGAAAATCGGAGTCGTTGATGAGCAATGGATTGTTCATCAAATTGTTCCTTCATTGGGAGGCCAG GGTGAATCTACTAATGGAAGGGCTCCATGGCAAGAG GTGAGACTAAGATGTACTAGAGAATGGGCAATGTTCAAAGCTAGGATGGCCAATGCAGAGAGAGATTATCACAAGTCTATGGAGATTGATTCATCTAATTTGACTACTTGA
- the LOC121766656 gene encoding glycine-rich cell wall structural protein-like — MKHEGWGGAKSDYYGQGGKMHHEGHKEGMGMKQHGGGQGHYGHHGEGVEHGGGYGGNHGHFGIHKEEKHGGGYGAHQGYFGHEKEGMGMKQYGGGYDYGGH, encoded by the coding sequence ATGAAGCATGAAGGCTGGGGCGGCGCCAAGAGTGACTATTATGGTCAAGGTGGCAAGATGCACCACGAAGGTCACAAGGAGGGGATGGGGATGAAGCAACATGGTGGTGGTCAGGGGCATTATGGCCATCACGGAGAAGGGGTGGAGCATGGTGGTGGATACGGGGGCAATCATGGGCACTTTGGTATTCACAAGGAGGAGAAGCATGGTGGTGGTTATGGGGCTCATCAAGGGTATTTTGGTCATGAAAAGGAGGGGATGGGGATGAAGCAATATGGCGGTGGTTATGATTATGGGGGTCATTAA
- the LOC121767385 gene encoding uncharacterized protein LOC121767385 isoform X2: MDSVKGRYIGHSTMAKKPIENIRFLISVSVGIMFGFFMGVLIPKLPQIKIGTASVVLDASMIYGGNVSAASTEISRNVSIGNQQISKIWAPSNPRGAERLPPGIMASESDLYQRRLWGLPTEDLPITPKYLVTFTVGYKQRFNIDKAVKKFSENFTILLFHYDGITTEWDEFEWSKRAIHISARKQTKWWYAKRFLHPDIVASYDYVFIWDEDLGVEHFDAEEYIKLVRKHGLEISQPGLEPTKSMPWRMTRKRDHSEIHKVTEEKPGLCPDPHLPPCAAFVEIMAPVFSREAWHCVWHLIQNDLVHGWGLDFALQKCVEPAHEKIGVVDEQWIVHQIVPSLGGQGESTNGRAPWQEVRLRCTREWAMFKARMANAERDYHKSMEIDSSNLTT; encoded by the exons ATGGATTCAGTAAAGGGCAGATACATTGGGCACAG CACAATGGCTAAGAAACCAATTGAGAACATCAGGTTTCTCATCAGTGTTAGCGTTGGAATCATGTTTGGTTTCTTCATGGGAGTGTTGATTCCCAAACTCCCACAAATTAAG ATAGGCACGGCGTCTGTTGTTCTAGATGCTTCCATGATCTACGGGGGCAACGTCTCTGCTGCCTCCACAGAAATTAGCAGAAACGTATCTATTGGAAACCAGCAAATTTCAAAG ATTTGGGCGCCTTCTAATCCGAGAGGCGCGGAGAGGCTTCCTCCGGGCATCATGGCATCAGAGTCGGACCTCTATCAACGAAGACTGTGGGGACTGCCTACAGAG GATCTGCCCATTACACCAAAGTATCTAGTGACTTTCACAGTTGGTTATAAGCAGAGGTTTAACATTGACAAAGCAGTTAAAAAG TTTTCAGAAAATTTTACAATCCTTCTGTTCCATTATGATGGAATAACCACTGAGTGGGACGAGTTCGAGTGGTCTAAGCGTGCCATTCACATCAGTGCTCGAAAACAGACAAAATG GTGGTATGCAAAGAGGTTTTTGCATCCGGACATTGTTGCATCCTACGACTACGTCTTCATATGGGACGAGGACCTTGGAGTCGAGCACTTTGATGCAGAAGA ATACATTAAGCTTGTGAGGAAACATGGTCTTGAGATTTCCCAGCCGGGCCTCGAGCCAACCAAGAGCATGCCATGGAGGATGACAAGGAAACGCGATCACAGTGAAATTCACAA GGTCACAGAGGAGAAACCGGGCTTGTGTCCGGATCCACATTTACCACCGTGTGCAGC CTTTGTGGAGATCATGGCTCCTGTCTTCTCTAGAGAGGCTTGGCATTGCGTGTGGCATCTGATTCAG AATGACTTGGTCCATGGATGGGGTCTGGACTTTGCCCTCCAAAAATGCGTTGAG CCTGCACATGAGAAAATCGGAGTCGTTGATGAGCAATGGATTGTTCATCAAATTGTTCCTTCATTGGGAGGCCAG GGTGAATCTACTAATGGAAGGGCTCCATGGCAAGAG GTGAGACTAAGATGTACTAGAGAATGGGCAATGTTCAAAGCTAGGATGGCCAATGCAGAGAGAGATTATCACAAGTCTATGGAGATTGATTCATCTAATTTGACTACTTGA
- the LOC121767385 gene encoding uncharacterized protein LOC121767385 isoform X1 produces MDSVKGRYIGHSTMAKKPIENIRFLISVSVGIMFGFFMGVLIPKLPQIKIGTASVVLDASMIYGGNVSAASTEISRNVSIGNQQISKIWAPSNPRGAERLPPGIMASESDLYQRRLWGLPTEDLPITPKYLVTFTVGYKQRFNIDKAVKKFSENFTILLFHYDGITTEWDEFEWSKRAIHISARKQTKWWYAKRFLHPDIVASYDYVFIWDEDLGVEHFDAEEYIKLVRKHGLEISQPGLEPTKSMPWRMTRKRDHSEIHKVTEEKPGLCPDPHLPPCAAFVEIMAPVFSREAWHCVWHLIQVVCPCSTLLMTTFFLILQTQFFKNDLVHGWGLDFALQKCVEPAHEKIGVVDEQWIVHQIVPSLGGQGESTNGRAPWQEVRLRCTREWAMFKARMANAERDYHKSMEIDSSNLTT; encoded by the exons ATGGATTCAGTAAAGGGCAGATACATTGGGCACAG CACAATGGCTAAGAAACCAATTGAGAACATCAGGTTTCTCATCAGTGTTAGCGTTGGAATCATGTTTGGTTTCTTCATGGGAGTGTTGATTCCCAAACTCCCACAAATTAAG ATAGGCACGGCGTCTGTTGTTCTAGATGCTTCCATGATCTACGGGGGCAACGTCTCTGCTGCCTCCACAGAAATTAGCAGAAACGTATCTATTGGAAACCAGCAAATTTCAAAG ATTTGGGCGCCTTCTAATCCGAGAGGCGCGGAGAGGCTTCCTCCGGGCATCATGGCATCAGAGTCGGACCTCTATCAACGAAGACTGTGGGGACTGCCTACAGAG GATCTGCCCATTACACCAAAGTATCTAGTGACTTTCACAGTTGGTTATAAGCAGAGGTTTAACATTGACAAAGCAGTTAAAAAG TTTTCAGAAAATTTTACAATCCTTCTGTTCCATTATGATGGAATAACCACTGAGTGGGACGAGTTCGAGTGGTCTAAGCGTGCCATTCACATCAGTGCTCGAAAACAGACAAAATG GTGGTATGCAAAGAGGTTTTTGCATCCGGACATTGTTGCATCCTACGACTACGTCTTCATATGGGACGAGGACCTTGGAGTCGAGCACTTTGATGCAGAAGA ATACATTAAGCTTGTGAGGAAACATGGTCTTGAGATTTCCCAGCCGGGCCTCGAGCCAACCAAGAGCATGCCATGGAGGATGACAAGGAAACGCGATCACAGTGAAATTCACAA GGTCACAGAGGAGAAACCGGGCTTGTGTCCGGATCCACATTTACCACCGTGTGCAGC CTTTGTGGAGATCATGGCTCCTGTCTTCTCTAGAGAGGCTTGGCATTGCGTGTGGCATCTGATTCAGGTAGTTTGTCCTTGCTCGACTCTGCTTATGACAACGTTCTTTCTTATCTTACAAACGCAATTTTTTAAGAATGACTTGGTCCATGGATGGGGTCTGGACTTTGCCCTCCAAAAATGCGTTGAG CCTGCACATGAGAAAATCGGAGTCGTTGATGAGCAATGGATTGTTCATCAAATTGTTCCTTCATTGGGAGGCCAG GGTGAATCTACTAATGGAAGGGCTCCATGGCAAGAG GTGAGACTAAGATGTACTAGAGAATGGGCAATGTTCAAAGCTAGGATGGCCAATGCAGAGAGAGATTATCACAAGTCTATGGAGATTGATTCATCTAATTTGACTACTTGA